Proteins encoded in a region of the Saccharothrix ecbatanensis genome:
- a CDS encoding copper transporter produces the protein MISLRYHIVSITAVFLALAVGVVLGSTAISGRLLSGLNDDKSALGQEVSTLQAERNALDARVADSDRFATSVGPLAVKGQLAERTIVVVTTADAKPNDRDALTELLRASGATVTGEVQLTESFADPDKADQLLNLVARLQPAGTQLPTGADPGTRAGALLGTLLLIGKDDNQPQATPDETAAALGGLASAGFVKPGENVRPAQLAVVLTGGAVRGDSAADRAATVARFASQLDRSGAGTVLAGGSGSADGTGAVGVARADTAATSVLSTVDNVDTAAGRVVTVLALREQLEGRSGRYGVAGNAEGTAPGAVG, from the coding sequence GTGATCTCGCTGCGCTACCACATCGTCTCGATCACCGCGGTGTTCCTGGCGCTCGCCGTCGGGGTGGTGCTCGGCTCCACCGCCATCAGCGGCCGGCTGCTGTCCGGGCTCAACGACGACAAGAGCGCGTTGGGCCAAGAGGTCTCCACGTTGCAGGCCGAGCGCAACGCGTTGGACGCCCGGGTCGCCGACTCGGACCGGTTCGCCACCTCCGTCGGCCCGCTCGCCGTGAAGGGGCAGCTGGCGGAGCGCACCATCGTGGTCGTCACCACCGCCGACGCCAAGCCGAACGACCGGGACGCGCTGACCGAGCTGCTGCGGGCGTCGGGCGCGACGGTCACCGGCGAGGTGCAGCTGACGGAGTCGTTCGCCGACCCGGACAAGGCCGACCAGCTGCTGAACCTGGTCGCCCGGCTCCAGCCCGCGGGCACGCAGCTGCCCACCGGCGCGGACCCCGGGACTCGGGCGGGAGCGTTGCTCGGCACGCTGCTGCTGATCGGCAAGGACGACAACCAGCCGCAGGCCACGCCGGACGAGACGGCGGCGGCGTTGGGTGGGCTGGCGAGCGCCGGTTTCGTCAAGCCGGGCGAGAACGTGCGGCCGGCGCAGCTCGCGGTGGTGTTGACGGGTGGCGCGGTGCGGGGTGACTCGGCGGCGGACCGGGCGGCGACGGTGGCGCGGTTCGCGAGCCAGCTCGACCGGTCCGGTGCGGGGACGGTGTTGGCGGGCGGTTCGGGTTCGGCTGATGGGACCGGCGCGGTCGGCGTGGCACGGGCTGACACGGCGGCCACGTCGGTGCTGTCCACCGTGGACAACGTGGACACGGCGGCTGGGCGGGTGGTGACCGTGCTGGCGTTGCGGGAGCAGCTGGAGGGCCGGTCCGGGCGGTACGGGGTGGCGGGCAACGCGGAGGGCACCGCTCCGGGGGCGGTGGGCTGA
- the steA gene encoding putative cytokinetic ring protein SteA, with product MKLSGLLGRTNRELPGVVGVARVDRRSGDLLRRLSPGDVAVLDHVDIDRRTAEALVHAGVVGVVNASSSISGRFPNLGPELLVEAGIPLVDGVGTSVLRDLKDGTKLRLHEGAIFVGDKEVARGAEQTAESIADAMIEAKAGMAAQLEAFSANTIEFLRRERALILDGVGVPELFVPIRDRQVLVVAGGPTHAEELRKLRKYIREYRPVLIGVDAGADTLHAAGFKPDVIVGDPDAISTETLRSGSEVVVPAQVDGHAPGLERIQDLGIGAVTFPATGNAEDLALLLADAHGASLVVTVGLQAGLREFLDRGHSGSNPSTFLTRLKLGNKLVDGHAVAALHRSRVSLGVIALLVLSAVVVMVAALAVSGVGQVYVDMAADAFRSVVDWFRGLFA from the coding sequence ATGAAGCTCTCCGGGTTGCTCGGCCGCACGAACCGCGAACTGCCAGGGGTCGTCGGCGTGGCGCGGGTCGATCGTCGTTCGGGCGACTTGCTGCGCCGGCTGAGTCCCGGTGACGTCGCGGTCCTCGACCACGTCGACATCGACCGCCGCACGGCCGAGGCCCTCGTGCACGCCGGGGTGGTGGGCGTGGTCAACGCGTCGTCGTCCATCTCCGGCCGGTTCCCGAACCTGGGCCCGGAGCTGCTGGTCGAGGCCGGCATCCCGCTGGTCGACGGCGTCGGCACGTCGGTGCTGCGCGACCTGAAGGACGGCACGAAGCTGCGCCTGCACGAGGGCGCCATCTTCGTCGGCGACAAGGAGGTCGCGCGCGGCGCCGAGCAGACCGCCGAGTCGATCGCCGACGCGATGATCGAGGCCAAGGCGGGCATGGCCGCGCAGCTGGAGGCGTTCTCCGCGAACACCATCGAGTTCCTGCGCCGGGAACGCGCGCTGATCCTCGACGGCGTGGGCGTGCCCGAGCTGTTCGTGCCGATCCGCGACCGGCAGGTGCTGGTCGTCGCGGGCGGCCCCACGCACGCCGAGGAGCTGCGCAAACTCCGCAAGTACATCCGGGAGTACCGGCCGGTGCTGATCGGCGTCGACGCGGGCGCGGACACCCTGCACGCCGCCGGGTTCAAGCCGGACGTCATCGTCGGCGACCCGGACGCCATCAGCACCGAGACGCTGAGGTCGGGCTCCGAGGTCGTGGTGCCGGCGCAGGTCGACGGCCACGCGCCGGGCCTGGAACGCATCCAGGACCTGGGGATCGGCGCGGTGACGTTCCCCGCGACGGGCAACGCCGAGGACCTGGCCCTGCTGCTGGCCGACGCCCACGGCGCGTCGCTGGTGGTGACCGTCGGCCTCCAGGCGGGCCTGCGCGAGTTCCTGGACCGGGGGCACTCCGGGTCCAACCCGTCGACGTTCCTCACCCGGCTGAAGCTGGGCAACAAGCTCGTGGACGGGCACGCCGTCGCCGCGCTGCACCGCAGCCGCGTGTCGCTCGGTGTGATCGCCTTGCTGGTGCTGTCCGCGGTCGTGGTGATGGTCGCCGCGCTGGCGGTGTCCGGGGTCGGCCAGGTCTACGTGGACATGGCGGCCGACGCGTTCCGATCCGTCGTCGACTGGTTCAGGGGGTTGTTCGCGTGA
- the recN gene encoding DNA repair protein RecN, with the protein MLAEMRIQGLGVIDEATLELDAGFTVVTGETGAGKTMVVTGLHLLGGGRAEASRVRNGADKAVVEGRFHAPAGSPAAKVAEEVGGEPDDDGSVIAIRTVGADGRSRAHLGGRSVPVGVLAELAEQLLAVHGQNDQLRLLRPTEQRAVLDRFAGDDVGEPLRAYRKIRDEWLRVATELTERTARSHELAREAEMLRHGLAEITSVDPKPGEDEELVAEARRLADADQLRESATGAQYAVAGSPDGDPDVPGALGLIGEARRRLAASDDPQLRGMESRLVEAETLLADVGTEIVSYLEHLDADPARLEQVLARQAELKSLTRKYAADVDGVIAWAQDASSRLSGLDTSDEALAALAARRDELAVELAGYAKQVTTERVSAAEELGRAVSEELTGLAMPHATVEVAVRPRVAEPGDPQAVDVDGQRLHAGTGGVDDVELRLIAHPGAPALPVHKGASGGELSRVMLALEVVLSHSDPVPTLVFDEVDAGVGGRAAVEVGRRLARLARSHQVIVVTHLPQVAAFADRHLVVDKTADGVLTRSGVRRLDESQRVVELARMLAGMDSTDTGRAHAEELLAAAKADKESVPVVRRKARKK; encoded by the coding sequence GTGCTGGCCGAGATGCGCATCCAGGGCCTCGGTGTGATCGACGAGGCCACCCTTGAGCTCGACGCCGGTTTCACCGTGGTGACGGGCGAGACCGGTGCGGGCAAGACGATGGTCGTGACCGGGCTCCACCTCTTGGGCGGTGGTCGGGCCGAGGCGTCCCGCGTGCGCAACGGCGCGGACAAAGCGGTGGTGGAGGGGCGGTTCCACGCGCCCGCGGGCAGCCCGGCGGCGAAGGTCGCCGAGGAGGTCGGCGGTGAGCCGGACGACGACGGCAGCGTGATCGCGATCCGCACCGTCGGCGCCGACGGCCGTTCCCGTGCCCACCTTGGCGGTCGTTCCGTGCCGGTCGGGGTGCTGGCCGAGCTGGCCGAGCAGCTGCTCGCCGTGCACGGGCAGAACGACCAGCTGCGGCTGCTGCGGCCCACCGAGCAGCGCGCCGTGCTGGACCGGTTCGCCGGTGACGACGTGGGCGAGCCGCTGCGCGCGTACCGGAAGATCCGCGACGAGTGGCTGCGGGTGGCGACGGAGCTGACCGAGCGCACCGCGCGGTCGCACGAGCTGGCCCGCGAGGCCGAGATGCTGCGGCACGGCCTGGCCGAGATCACCTCGGTCGACCCGAAGCCCGGTGAGGACGAGGAGCTGGTCGCCGAGGCGCGCCGGCTCGCCGACGCCGACCAGTTGCGGGAGTCCGCGACCGGCGCGCAGTACGCGGTGGCGGGCTCGCCGGACGGCGACCCGGACGTGCCCGGCGCGTTGGGGCTGATCGGGGAGGCCCGGCGGCGGCTGGCGGCCTCCGACGACCCCCAGCTGCGCGGGATGGAGTCGCGGCTGGTGGAGGCGGAGACGCTGCTGGCCGATGTGGGCACGGAGATCGTGTCGTACCTGGAGCACTTGGACGCCGACCCGGCGCGGCTGGAGCAGGTGCTCGCCCGTCAGGCCGAGCTGAAGTCGTTGACGCGCAAGTACGCGGCGGACGTGGACGGTGTGATCGCGTGGGCGCAGGACGCGTCGTCGCGGCTGTCCGGGCTCGACACGTCGGACGAGGCGTTGGCGGCGTTGGCCGCGCGGCGTGACGAGCTGGCCGTGGAGCTGGCCGGGTACGCGAAGCAGGTGACGACCGAGCGGGTCTCGGCGGCGGAGGAGTTGGGCCGCGCGGTGTCCGAGGAGTTGACCGGGCTGGCCATGCCGCACGCCACGGTCGAGGTCGCGGTGCGGCCACGGGTGGCGGAGCCGGGCGATCCGCAGGCTGTGGACGTGGACGGGCAGCGGTTGCACGCGGGCACGGGCGGTGTGGACGACGTGGAGCTGCGCTTGATCGCGCACCCCGGCGCGCCCGCCCTTCCGGTGCACAAGGGCGCGTCCGGTGGCGAGCTGTCCCGGGTGATGCTGGCGCTGGAGGTCGTGCTGTCGCACTCCGACCCGGTGCCGACGCTGGTGTTCGACGAGGTCGACGCGGGTGTCGGCGGTCGGGCGGCGGTGGAGGTCGGCCGTCGGCTGGCCCGGTTGGCGCGCAGCCACCAGGTCATCGTGGTGACGCACCTGCCGCAGGTGGCGGCGTTCGCGGACCGTCACCTGGTGGTCGACAAGACGGCGGACGGCGTGCTGACGCGCAGTGGTGTGCGGAGGTTGGACGAGTCGCAGCGGGTGGTCGAGCTGGCCCGGATGCTCGCGGGCATGGACTCCACCGACACCGGTCGTGCGCACGCGGAGGAGTTGTTGGCGGCGGCGAAGGCGGACAAGGAGAGCGTGCCGGTGGTACGCCGCAAGGCGCGGAAGAAGTGA
- a CDS encoding NAD kinase — MLLVVHTGRRSNVLVAQEVAARFAAGGVRLRVLEDEAPELDPSCFTQVVLADEKAAEGTELVFVLGGDGTLLRAAELARAAGVPVLGVNLGRVGFLAEADSDALYEAITHVIDRDYEVEERMTVDITASVNGDVLESTWALNEASVEKSTRERILDVVVEVDGRPVSAFGCDGVLVATPTGSTAYAFSAGGPVVWPDVQALLVVPSNAHALFARPLVVSPGSVVALEVDPGGHPAVLCADGRRTVNLPPGARVEVVGGRTPLRLIRLRPGPFTDRLVEKFGLPVQGWRGPSAG, encoded by the coding sequence ATCCTGCTGGTCGTCCACACCGGACGGCGCAGCAACGTGCTGGTGGCCCAGGAGGTCGCGGCGCGGTTCGCGGCGGGCGGGGTGCGGCTGCGGGTGCTGGAGGACGAGGCGCCCGAGCTGGACCCGTCGTGCTTCACGCAGGTCGTGCTGGCCGATGAGAAGGCCGCCGAGGGCACCGAACTGGTGTTCGTGCTCGGTGGTGACGGCACGCTGCTGCGCGCGGCCGAGTTGGCGCGGGCGGCGGGTGTGCCGGTGCTCGGGGTGAACCTGGGCCGGGTCGGGTTCCTGGCCGAGGCGGACTCCGACGCGCTGTACGAGGCGATCACGCACGTCATCGACCGCGACTACGAGGTCGAGGAGCGGATGACGGTCGACATCACGGCGTCGGTGAACGGCGACGTGCTGGAGAGCACGTGGGCGCTCAACGAGGCCAGCGTGGAGAAGAGCACGCGGGAACGCATCCTGGACGTGGTGGTGGAGGTGGACGGGCGGCCGGTGTCGGCGTTCGGCTGCGACGGCGTGCTGGTGGCCACCCCGACCGGGTCGACGGCGTACGCGTTCTCCGCGGGCGGGCCGGTGGTGTGGCCGGACGTGCAGGCGCTGCTGGTGGTGCCGAGCAACGCGCACGCCCTCTTCGCACGCCCGTTGGTCGTGTCGCCGGGGTCCGTGGTGGCGTTGGAGGTCGACCCGGGGGGGCATCCGGCGGTGCTGTGCGCGGACGGTCGCCGCACGGTGAACCTGCCGCCCGGCGCGCGGGTCGAGGTGGTCGGCGGGCGGACCCCGTTGCGGCTGATCAGGCTGCGGCCGGGACCGTTCACGGACCGGCTGGTGGAGAAGTTCGGGCTGCCGGTGCAGGGGTGGCGCGGCCCGTCCGCCGGCTGA